The Planococcus liqunii genome includes a region encoding these proteins:
- a CDS encoding SPFH domain-containing protein, which produces MGLFGNQFSDVVEWDEFREDMIFWKWHNDEIKKGSRLIIRPGQDAIFINNGKIEGIFEDDGDYDIESEIVPFLSTLKGFRFGFNSGMRVEVLFVNTKEFTVRWGTQNPINIPAPQLPGGMPIRANGTFQFKVNDFTALIDKIAGIRDSYLVDDVKIRITAILDQLLMKWITKEGKDMFNLQANAHEIGKGISDDLNMELMDDGMKITGFQVMSFNYPKEIQDMINKNSSHGMVGDVSKYQQISVADAIAKGNSSGSGSAADMAGMMVGMNIAKDMMDTMKESKSGGGQTAGGDSAQGPNFCPNCGQKNEGAKFCPNCGQKLA; this is translated from the coding sequence ATGGGGCTTTTCGGCAATCAATTCTCAGACGTAGTGGAATGGGATGAATTCAGGGAAGACATGATTTTTTGGAAATGGCACAACGACGAAATCAAAAAAGGCAGCCGGCTGATTATCCGGCCTGGACAAGACGCCATTTTCATCAATAACGGCAAAATCGAAGGGATTTTTGAAGACGACGGCGATTACGACATCGAATCGGAAATCGTGCCATTCCTGTCGACCTTAAAAGGATTTCGCTTCGGCTTTAACAGCGGCATGCGCGTTGAAGTGCTGTTTGTTAACACGAAAGAATTCACGGTCCGGTGGGGGACGCAAAACCCCATCAATATTCCGGCGCCTCAATTGCCGGGCGGTATGCCCATCCGTGCAAATGGCACGTTCCAGTTTAAAGTGAACGATTTTACCGCTTTGATTGATAAAATTGCGGGAATCCGCGACAGCTACCTGGTCGACGACGTAAAAATCCGGATTACGGCAATACTGGATCAGCTGCTGATGAAATGGATTACTAAAGAAGGCAAAGACATGTTCAACTTGCAGGCAAATGCCCACGAGATCGGCAAAGGCATCTCGGATGACCTCAATATGGAACTGATGGACGATGGCATGAAAATCACCGGCTTCCAGGTCATGAGCTTCAACTATCCGAAAGAAATCCAGGACATGATCAACAAAAACTCATCCCACGGCATGGTAGGCGATGTGTCGAAATACCAGCAGATTTCTGTGGCGGATGCCATTGCCAAAGGCAATTCTTCCGGGTCCGGCTCTGCGGCGGACATGGCCGGCATGATGGTCGGGATGAACATTGCCAAAGACATGATGGACACCATGAAAGAATCAAAATCCGGCGGCGGACAAACGGCTGGAGGCGACAGCGCCCAAGGGCCGAATTTCTGCCCGAACTGCGGCCAGAAAAACGAAGGCGCGAAGTTTTGTCCGAATTGCGGGCAGAAATTAGCATAG